In Lysobacter firmicutimachus, one genomic interval encodes:
- a CDS encoding OmpW/AlkL family protein yields MNRFRHLTLALMGAMAFAPAAFAQDAASTYTASGKRFAVVGGYALTQPTKNPQIGGVRSDLDGDGAATLSASYYINDNIAIEAWGAADKFGHRVNSGGGKIGSVDSQPVALSGQYHFRGADSIVRPFVGLGYYQANYSGEKLLGGQRLGVENAKGGIATAGVDLNINPTWFARADVRYMQGSKSDVKLNGVKVGEAELNPITLGVGIGARF; encoded by the coding sequence ATGAACCGCTTTCGTCATTTGACCCTTGCCCTGATGGGTGCCATGGCCTTCGCCCCGGCCGCCTTCGCTCAGGATGCCGCTTCCACCTATACCGCCAGCGGCAAGCGTTTCGCCGTCGTCGGCGGCTACGCGCTGACCCAGCCGACCAAGAATCCGCAGATCGGCGGCGTGCGCAGCGACCTCGACGGCGACGGCGCCGCGACGCTGAGCGCCAGCTACTACATCAACGACAACATCGCCATCGAAGCCTGGGGCGCGGCCGACAAGTTCGGTCACCGCGTCAACAGCGGCGGCGGCAAGATCGGCAGCGTCGATTCGCAGCCGGTCGCGCTGAGCGGCCAGTACCACTTCCGCGGCGCCGACAGCATCGTGCGTCCGTTCGTGGGCCTGGGCTACTACCAGGCCAACTACAGCGGCGAGAAGCTGCTCGGCGGCCAGCGCCTGGGCGTGGAGAACGCCAAGGGCGGCATCGCCACCGCCGGCGTCGACCTCAACATCAACCCGACCTGGTTCGCCCGCGCCGATGTGCGCTACATGCAGGGCAGCAAGTCGGACGTGAAGCTGAACGGCGTCAAGGTCGGCGAAGCCGAGCTCAACCCGATCACCCTGGGCGTGGGCATCGGCGCGCGCTTCTGA
- a CDS encoding DMT family transporter, with translation MTAAHPHRGRAVATMLVAVVMFSLMDAILKLLSEHYPPFQVAALRGVSSLPFVLTWALASAGWRPLVRVRWPLHLLRGVLGVGMMACFVYGVNRLPLSSAYSIFFIAPLLITALSGPILGERVGPRRWVAIGIGLLGVLVLLRPTGEGMMSLAALGILGAALGYAVSAITVRLLARTDSTQAMMVWLMVMITLGAGALAWPEWTPIQSRDLWLIAGLGVAGSIGQYAVTEAFRLGEASLIAPLEYTALIWGVLLDLSLWGVLPDSVTWLGAAIIVASGLYLLRRESVHAESEHP, from the coding sequence ATGACCGCGGCCCATCCGCACCGCGGCCGCGCGGTCGCCACCATGCTGGTCGCGGTGGTGATGTTCTCGCTGATGGACGCGATCCTGAAACTCTTGTCCGAGCACTACCCGCCGTTCCAGGTCGCGGCCCTGCGCGGCGTCTCGTCGTTGCCGTTCGTGTTGACCTGGGCCCTGGCCAGCGCCGGCTGGCGGCCCTTGGTGCGGGTGCGCTGGCCGCTGCACCTGCTGCGCGGGGTGCTCGGCGTCGGCATGATGGCCTGCTTCGTCTACGGCGTGAACCGGCTGCCCTTGTCGAGCGCGTACTCGATCTTCTTCATCGCGCCGTTGCTGATCACCGCGCTGTCCGGGCCGATCCTCGGCGAGCGGGTCGGCCCGCGCCGCTGGGTCGCGATCGGCATCGGCCTGCTCGGCGTGCTGGTGCTGTTGCGGCCCACCGGCGAGGGCATGATGAGCCTGGCCGCGTTGGGCATTCTCGGCGCGGCGCTGGGCTATGCGGTCAGCGCGATCACCGTGCGCCTGCTGGCGCGCACCGACAGCACCCAGGCGATGATGGTCTGGCTGATGGTCATGATCACGCTGGGGGCGGGCGCGTTGGCGTGGCCGGAGTGGACGCCGATCCAGTCGCGCGACCTGTGGCTGATCGCCGGGCTGGGCGTGGCCGGTTCGATCGGCCAGTACGCGGTCACCGAGGCGTTCCGCCTGGGCGAGGCCTCGCTGATCGCGCCGCTGGAGTACACCGCCCTGATCTGGGGCGTGCTGCTCGACCTCAGCCTGTGGGGCGTGCTGCCCGATTCGGTGACCTGGCTGGGCGCGGCGATCATCGTCGCCAGCGGCCTGTACCTGCTGCGGCGCGAAAGCGTCCACGCCGAATCCGAACATCCCTGA
- a CDS encoding DUF1453 domain-containing protein encodes MPLLLIPLALLVLVLLWALLVPLGLVLRYRAGSARRRAVPWALGLAVALSLPSLLLFFAGAWTVGHWVEDATVFAAAGWLAGLATGVLGLALTRFEPTAGGLYYTPNRWLVLSLTLIVAARVAIGLWQAAHAWDDAPAAAWWPRQGGLFAVGGSLLGYYQAYALGLRRRLRRADLRG; translated from the coding sequence ATGCCGCTGCTGCTGATTCCATTGGCTTTGCTGGTGCTGGTCCTGCTGTGGGCGTTGCTGGTGCCGCTCGGGCTGGTCCTGCGCTACCGCGCCGGCAGCGCGCGCCGGCGCGCCGTGCCCTGGGCGTTGGGCCTGGCGGTCGCGCTGTCGTTGCCTTCGCTGCTGTTGTTCTTCGCCGGTGCCTGGACGGTCGGGCATTGGGTCGAGGACGCCACGGTGTTCGCCGCGGCCGGGTGGCTGGCCGGGCTCGCGACCGGCGTGCTGGGACTGGCCCTGACTCGCTTCGAACCGACTGCGGGCGGGCTGTACTACACGCCCAATCGCTGGCTGGTGTTGAGCCTGACCCTGATCGTCGCCGCGCGCGTGGCGATCGGCCTGTGGCAGGCGGCGCATGCTTGGGACGATGCACCCGCCGCGGCGTGGTGGCCGCGCCAAGGTGGGCTGTTCGCGGTCGGCGGGTCGTTGCTCGGCTACTACCAGGCTTATGCGCTGGGGCTGCGGCGGCGTCTGCGGCGTGCCGACTTGCGCGGCTGA
- a CDS encoding NAD(P)-dependent alcohol dehydrogenase — protein sequence MLKTAAFAAQSARAPLAPFEIERREPGPTDVLIDILYCGVCHSDIHQARGEWGRSRFPMVPGHEIVGRVAQVGSAVGKFRAGDAVGVGCFVDSCRECAQCRAGEEQYCDQGMTSTYNSTERGSGAPTYGGYSTRITVDQDYVLRMPESIPLDRAAPLLCAGITTYSPLRHYGVKAGDAVAVVGLGGLGHMAVKLAAAMGAKVTVFSTSESKREAALQLGAQAFAATRDPAVFKTLARSFDFVVDTVSGEHDYNAYLNLLKVDGTMVLLGIPEQPAPVAAGALIAHRRRLAGSMIGGIRETQEMLDFCAEHGVASDIELIGIDRVNEAYERMLQGDVRYRFVIDIASLRCAG from the coding sequence ATGCTCAAGACCGCCGCCTTCGCCGCGCAGAGCGCGCGCGCCCCGCTGGCCCCGTTCGAGATCGAGCGCCGCGAGCCGGGCCCGACCGACGTCCTGATCGACATCCTCTATTGCGGCGTCTGCCATTCCGACATCCATCAGGCGCGCGGCGAATGGGGCCGCTCGCGGTTTCCGATGGTGCCGGGCCACGAGATCGTCGGCCGGGTCGCCCAGGTCGGCAGCGCGGTGGGCAAGTTCCGCGCCGGCGACGCGGTCGGCGTAGGCTGTTTCGTCGACTCCTGCCGCGAATGCGCGCAGTGCCGGGCCGGCGAGGAGCAGTACTGCGACCAGGGCATGACCAGCACCTATAACTCCACCGAGCGCGGCAGCGGCGCGCCGACCTACGGCGGCTATTCGACCCGGATCACCGTCGACCAGGACTACGTGCTGCGCATGCCCGAATCGATTCCGCTGGACCGCGCCGCGCCGCTGCTGTGCGCCGGCATCACCACCTATTCGCCGCTGCGCCATTACGGGGTCAAGGCCGGCGACGCGGTCGCGGTGGTCGGCCTCGGCGGCCTGGGCCACATGGCGGTCAAGCTGGCGGCGGCGATGGGCGCGAAAGTGACCGTGTTCAGCACGTCCGAGTCCAAGCGCGAGGCGGCCTTGCAGCTCGGCGCGCAGGCCTTCGCCGCGACCCGCGATCCGGCGGTGTTCAAGACTCTGGCGCGCAGTTTCGATTTCGTCGTCGACACGGTCTCCGGCGAGCACGACTACAACGCCTATCTGAATCTGCTCAAGGTGGACGGCACCATGGTCCTGCTCGGCATTCCCGAGCAGCCCGCGCCGGTCGCGGCCGGTGCGCTGATCGCGCATCGCCGCCGTCTGGCGGGGTCGATGATCGGCGGCATCCGCGAGACCCAGGAAATGCTCGATTTCTGCGCCGAGCACGGTGTGGCCTCGGACATCGAACTGATCGGCATCGACCGGGTCAACGAGGCCTACGAGCGCATGCTCCAGGGCGACGTGCGCTACCGCTTCGTGATCGACATCGCCAGCTTGCGCTGCGCCGGCTGA
- a CDS encoding YajQ family cyclic di-GMP-binding protein: protein MPSFDVVSEVDTHELTNAVDQANRELSTRFDFKGVDAKFVLDDKSITQSAPSEFQLEQMTAILRQRLSARQIDARCLEFGDVETNLAGARQKITVQQGIEQKLAKKIAAAIKDAKLKVETQINGDKLRVTGKKRDDLQAAIALLKAGNFERPLQYDNFRD, encoded by the coding sequence ATGCCTTCCTTCGACGTCGTGTCCGAAGTCGACACCCACGAACTCACCAATGCCGTCGACCAGGCCAACCGCGAGCTGAGCACCCGCTTCGACTTCAAGGGCGTGGACGCCAAGTTCGTGCTCGACGACAAGTCGATCACCCAGTCGGCGCCGAGCGAATTCCAGCTCGAGCAGATGACCGCGATCCTGCGCCAGCGCCTGTCGGCGCGGCAGATCGACGCGCGCTGCCTGGAATTCGGCGATGTCGAGACCAACCTCGCCGGCGCGCGGCAGAAGATCACCGTGCAGCAAGGCATCGAACAGAAGCTGGCGAAGAAGATCGCCGCGGCGATCAAGGACGCCAAGCTCAAGGTCGAGACCCAGATCAACGGCGACAAGCTGCGCGTGACCGGCAAGAAGCGCGACGATCTGCAAGCCGCGATCGCCCTGCTGAAGGCCGGCAACTTCGAGCGCCCGCTGCAGTACGACAACTTCCGCGACTGA
- a CDS encoding DUF1415 domain-containing protein: MTAEDPIAATRRWLERAVIGLNLCPFAKAVLAKGQVRFVLSAAATPEQLLEELSSELVLLEQSDPERIDTTLIVHPQVLGDFLDFNDFLDLADGAVAALDLEGEIQVASFHPDYQFAGTAYEDIGNCTNRSPYPTLHLLRESSVERAVAAFPDPDVIVERNLATLEQLGHEGWRKLTAE; encoded by the coding sequence ATGACCGCCGAGGACCCGATCGCCGCGACCCGACGCTGGCTGGAGCGCGCGGTGATCGGCCTGAACCTGTGCCCTTTCGCCAAGGCCGTGCTGGCCAAGGGCCAGGTGCGCTTCGTGCTCAGCGCGGCGGCCACGCCGGAGCAGTTGCTGGAGGAGTTGTCGTCCGAGCTGGTGCTGCTGGAGCAGAGCGATCCGGAACGGATCGACACCACCCTGATCGTGCATCCGCAGGTGCTCGGCGACTTTCTCGACTTCAACGATTTCCTCGACCTCGCCGACGGCGCGGTCGCGGCCTTGGACCTGGAAGGCGAGATCCAGGTCGCCAGCTTCCACCCCGACTACCAGTTCGCCGGCACCGCCTACGAGGACATCGGCAACTGCACCAACCGCTCGCCCTACCCGACCCTGCACCTGCTGCGCGAATCCAGCGTCGAGCGCGCGGTCGCCGCGTTTCCGGACCCGGACGTGATCGTCGAACGCAATCTGGCCACTCTGGAACAGTTGGGGCACGAGGGTTGGCGCAAGCTGACGGCGGAGTGA
- a CDS encoding HAD family phosphatase: MADSAPASSASPIEFVPQAVLFDMDGLMLDSEQAMLETWREAALTESIDADDAVWLSMVGVHDRASFAMLVETFGEEAATRLRDASYRLYDARVAAGLPRKRGLIELLDLLDAHGVPKAVATSTRRERALAKLAASGLIDRFAVILTGSDVEHPKPAPDIYLLAARELGVDPAHCLVLEDSEPGVRAALAAGATPIQVPDLIAPGEALRGFGHRIVASLVQARELLAAVLAGPAQPAPGR, translated from the coding sequence GTGGCTGATTCCGCGCCGGCGAGCTCCGCGTCGCCGATCGAGTTCGTGCCGCAGGCGGTGCTGTTCGACATGGACGGGCTGATGCTCGACAGCGAGCAGGCGATGCTGGAGACCTGGCGCGAGGCGGCGCTGACCGAATCCATCGATGCCGACGACGCGGTGTGGCTGAGCATGGTCGGGGTGCACGACCGCGCCAGCTTCGCGATGCTGGTCGAGACCTTCGGCGAAGAGGCGGCGACCCGACTGCGCGACGCCAGCTACCGCCTGTACGACGCCCGCGTCGCCGCCGGCCTGCCGCGCAAGCGCGGCCTGATCGAACTGCTCGACCTGCTCGATGCCCACGGCGTCCCCAAGGCGGTGGCGACTTCGACCCGGCGCGAGCGGGCCTTGGCCAAGCTGGCCGCCAGCGGCCTGATCGACCGCTTCGCGGTGATCCTCACCGGCAGCGACGTCGAGCATCCCAAGCCGGCGCCGGACATCTACCTGCTGGCGGCGCGCGAGTTGGGCGTCGACCCGGCGCATTGCCTGGTGCTGGAGGATTCCGAGCCGGGCGTGCGCGCCGCGCTGGCCGCCGGCGCCACGCCGATCCAGGTGCCGGACTTGATCGCTCCGGGCGAGGCGCTGCGTGGGTTCGGCCACCGCATCGTCGCGTCCCTGGTGCAGGCGCGCGAATTGCTCGCCGCGGTGCTGGCCGGCCCGGCGCAGCCGGCGCCGGGGCGCTGA
- a CDS encoding pseudouridine synthase → MKLVKLIANLGYGSRKDVSAMFREGRITDAAGDVLYADDQVAHEAIRLDGEPLDPPAGLVLMLHKPVGYTCSTKDPGRIVYDLLPPRFRLRSPLLSPVGRLDRDTSGLLLMTDDGQLLHRIVSPKARLAKVYEARLAADLRGDEGAIFASGELMLESEKTPLAPAQLESPEPRFARLTLTEGRYHQVRRMFAAVGNHVEALHRCRIGGLSLQDLPSGQWRTLDAHDLEVLFRG, encoded by the coding sequence ATGAAGCTGGTCAAGTTGATCGCCAACCTCGGCTACGGCAGCCGCAAGGACGTGAGCGCGATGTTCCGCGAAGGCCGCATCACCGACGCCGCCGGCGACGTGCTGTACGCCGACGATCAGGTCGCGCACGAGGCGATCCGCCTCGACGGCGAGCCTCTGGACCCGCCGGCCGGCCTGGTGCTGATGCTGCACAAGCCGGTCGGCTACACCTGTTCGACCAAGGACCCGGGGCGGATCGTCTACGACCTGCTGCCGCCGCGCTTCCGCCTGCGCTCGCCGCTGCTGTCGCCGGTCGGCCGGCTCGACCGCGATACCAGCGGACTGTTGTTGATGACCGACGACGGCCAACTGCTGCATCGGATCGTCTCGCCCAAGGCCAGGCTGGCCAAGGTGTACGAGGCCCGTCTCGCCGCCGACCTGCGCGGCGACGAGGGCGCAATCTTCGCCAGCGGCGAGCTGATGCTGGAGTCGGAAAAGACGCCGCTGGCGCCGGCGCAATTGGAATCGCCGGAGCCGCGTTTTGCGCGCCTGACCCTGACCGAAGGCCGCTATCACCAGGTGCGGCGCATGTTCGCCGCGGTCGGCAATCACGTCGAGGCCCTGCACCGCTGCCGCATCGGCGGACTGTCGCTGCAGGATTTGCCGAGCGGGCAATGGCGCACGCTCGACGCTCACGATCTGGAGGTGTTGTTCCGTGGCTGA
- a CDS encoding class I SAM-dependent methyltransferase: MRADRSDDALDTLFQPFADGLLRWPEQGGALFLRARDGIGLRQRPRPGLVCEQGFKPDVDALHRAGLDTVDLDALDPQQRYPLVLVLPPRQREEARALYAQALARTAPGGRVVACLRNDEGARTGEADLGLIAGPVASLSKRKCRAFWTAPLQGPADPALAEAWAGADAPREILDGRYLSRPGVFAWDRVDPASALLVRHLPADLRGRAADLGAGYGYLAMELLARCPGIVALDLYEAQSRALALARANLARTPTAATLEFFWHDVTAGLERRYDVIVSNPPFHAQGREERPDIGRRFIAVAAQALHPGGRLWLVANRHLPYEAELDRTFGEVRTVAQQGGFKIVEAIRQAGRA, from the coding sequence ATGCGCGCTGACCGCTCCGACGACGCGCTGGACACCCTGTTCCAACCCTTCGCCGACGGACTGCTGCGCTGGCCCGAGCAGGGCGGGGCCCTGTTCCTGCGTGCCCGCGACGGCATCGGCCTGCGCCAGCGACCGCGTCCGGGCCTGGTCTGCGAGCAAGGCTTCAAGCCCGATGTCGATGCCTTGCACCGCGCCGGCCTGGACACGGTCGATCTGGACGCCCTGGACCCGCAGCAGCGTTACCCGTTGGTGCTGGTCTTGCCGCCGCGCCAACGCGAAGAGGCGCGCGCGCTGTATGCGCAGGCGTTGGCGCGTACCGCGCCGGGCGGGCGGGTGGTGGCCTGCCTGCGCAACGACGAGGGCGCGCGCACCGGCGAGGCCGACCTGGGCCTGATCGCCGGCCCGGTCGCCAGCCTGTCCAAGCGCAAGTGCCGCGCCTTCTGGACCGCGCCGCTGCAGGGCCCGGCCGATCCGGCCTTGGCCGAGGCCTGGGCCGGTGCCGACGCGCCGCGCGAGATTCTCGATGGACGCTACCTGAGCCGGCCCGGCGTGTTCGCCTGGGATCGGGTCGATCCCGCCTCGGCCTTGCTCGTCCGGCACCTGCCGGCCGACCTGCGCGGCCGCGCCGCCGATCTCGGCGCCGGCTACGGTTATCTGGCGATGGAATTGCTGGCGCGCTGCCCCGGCATCGTCGCCCTGGACCTGTACGAAGCGCAGTCGCGCGCGCTGGCGCTGGCGCGCGCCAACCTGGCGCGCACGCCCACCGCGGCGACGCTGGAATTCTTCTGGCACGACGTCACCGCCGGGCTGGAGCGGCGCTACGACGTGATCGTCAGCAATCCGCCGTTCCACGCCCAGGGCCGCGAGGAACGTCCCGACATCGGCCGCCGTTTCATCGCGGTCGCGGCGCAGGCGCTCCATCCCGGCGGCCGGCTGTGGCTGGTCGCCAATCGCCATCTGCCCTACGAGGCCGAACTGGATCGGACCTTCGGCGAAGTGCGTACCGTCGCCCAGCAGGGCGGCTTCAAGATCGTCGAAGCGATCCGCCAGGCAGGCCGCGCATGA
- a CDS encoding ABC transporter permease — translation MSGAVITLAMAWRQLRRDLKAGDVRILLTALIVAVLAVTAVGFVTDRAERALAIEANRLLGGDAVIRADQPIAGKLREAANAPALRRAEATELQTMIRVGERLQLGDLRALGPGFPLRGSFRIAERAGGAERDADGVPARGTVWMSRAGADALGARIGQEIAIGDARLRLAALVTQEPDASLDYFNIAPKVFLNLADLPSTGLIQPGSRIRYRLVVAGAPGAVERFVAAAKPALGRGQRLETIADARPEVRSALDRAGRFLGLAALVSVVLAAVAVAMAARRHSERHLSGTAVMRCLGASQRRLVGIHVGEMLLLGLIASAIGVGLAFALQWAIGGWLEQALKMSIPAAGWLPALQGLGVGLVVLLAFGAPPVLALRRVPALRVLRRDLDPAEPSAWLVAIAGLLGLGGLLWWKAGSATLGAAMLGGIAATLAVLALLAWSLIVVVRRLRSRLRGSLRYGLANVSRRAGTSIAQISALGLGLMALLLLTFVRTDLLDRWQLALSADAPNRFIINVQQDQVGDVRRFVADQGLAAPTLFPMIRGRLTEVNGKPVTGADYAERGDRAKQLAEREFNLSVADRLRADNKVVDGKFWAPRRLAAPEVSVEEGFAETLGWKVGDTVAFDIAGQLFEARITSLRKVDWESFRPNFFVIASPGSMDGYAASYITAISVPPARTRFTSELVERFPNLSVIDIEQVLKQVRNTADQVSTVVEVVFYFSLAAGLLVLMAAVSASQDERLLEGGVMRVLGGSRRQLRLAQASEFAAIGLLSGLTAAIAASVLAGVVAVKVFDLPWQFDWRMAAVGGGAGVLAALIAGLFATRRVLDAPPSVTLRELQG, via the coding sequence ATGAGCGGCGCCGTCATCACGTTGGCGATGGCCTGGCGGCAATTGCGCCGCGACCTCAAGGCCGGCGACGTGCGCATCCTGCTGACCGCGCTGATCGTGGCGGTGCTGGCGGTGACCGCGGTCGGCTTCGTCACCGATCGCGCCGAGCGTGCGTTGGCGATCGAGGCCAACCGCCTGCTCGGCGGCGACGCGGTGATCCGCGCCGACCAGCCGATCGCCGGCAAGCTGCGCGAAGCCGCGAATGCGCCGGCGCTGCGCCGCGCCGAAGCGACCGAACTGCAGACCATGATCCGGGTTGGCGAGCGCCTGCAGCTCGGCGATCTGCGTGCGCTCGGCCCGGGCTTTCCCTTGCGCGGCAGCTTCCGCATCGCCGAGCGCGCCGGCGGCGCCGAGCGCGACGCCGACGGCGTGCCGGCCCGCGGTACGGTGTGGATGAGCCGCGCCGGCGCCGACGCGCTCGGCGCCCGGATCGGCCAGGAAATCGCGATCGGCGACGCGCGCCTGCGCCTGGCGGCGTTGGTGACCCAGGAGCCGGACGCATCGCTGGACTACTTCAACATCGCGCCCAAGGTATTCCTCAACCTGGCCGATCTGCCGTCGACCGGGCTGATCCAACCCGGCAGCCGGATCCGCTACCGCCTGGTGGTGGCCGGCGCGCCCGGTGCGGTCGAGCGCTTCGTCGCCGCGGCCAAGCCCGCACTGGGCCGCGGGCAGCGCCTGGAGACGATCGCCGATGCGCGACCGGAAGTGCGTTCGGCGCTGGACCGCGCCGGCCGCTTCCTCGGCCTGGCCGCGCTGGTGTCGGTGGTGCTGGCCGCGGTCGCGGTGGCGATGGCCGCGCGCCGGCACAGCGAACGCCATCTGTCCGGCACCGCGGTAATGCGTTGCCTCGGCGCCAGCCAGCGCCGCCTGGTCGGCATCCACGTCGGCGAAATGCTGTTGCTGGGCCTGATCGCCAGCGCGATCGGCGTCGGCCTGGCGTTCGCCTTGCAGTGGGCGATCGGCGGCTGGCTGGAGCAAGCCTTGAAGATGTCGATTCCGGCCGCCGGCTGGCTGCCGGCGCTGCAGGGCCTGGGCGTCGGCCTGGTGGTGTTGCTCGCGTTCGGCGCGCCGCCGGTGCTGGCCTTGCGGCGGGTGCCGGCCTTGCGCGTGCTGCGCCGCGACCTGGACCCGGCCGAGCCCAGCGCTTGGCTGGTGGCGATCGCCGGCCTGCTCGGGCTCGGCGGCCTGCTGTGGTGGAAGGCCGGTTCCGCCACGCTCGGCGCGGCCATGCTCGGCGGCATCGCCGCGACGTTGGCGGTGCTGGCTTTGCTGGCCTGGTCGCTGATCGTGGTGGTGCGCCGGCTGCGTTCGCGCCTGCGCGGCAGTCTGCGCTACGGCCTGGCCAACGTCAGCCGCCGCGCCGGCACCAGCATCGCCCAGATCTCCGCCCTGGGCCTGGGCCTGATGGCGCTGCTGTTGCTGACCTTCGTCCGCACCGACCTGCTCGACCGTTGGCAGTTGGCCTTGTCGGCCGATGCGCCGAATCGCTTCATCATCAACGTGCAGCAGGATCAGGTCGGCGACGTGCGCCGCTTCGTCGCCGACCAGGGTCTGGCGGCGCCGACCCTGTTTCCGATGATCCGCGGCCGCCTGACCGAGGTGAACGGCAAGCCCGTCACCGGCGCCGACTACGCCGAGCGCGGCGACCGCGCCAAGCAACTGGCCGAGCGCGAATTCAACCTGTCGGTGGCCGACCGTCTGCGCGCCGACAACAAGGTCGTCGACGGGAAATTCTGGGCGCCGCGGCGCTTGGCCGCGCCGGAGGTCTCGGTCGAAGAGGGCTTCGCCGAAACCTTGGGCTGGAAGGTCGGCGACACGGTCGCCTTCGACATTGCCGGGCAGCTGTTCGAGGCGCGCATCACCAGCCTGCGCAAGGTCGATTGGGAAAGCTTCCGGCCGAACTTTTTCGTCATCGCCTCGCCCGGCTCGATGGACGGCTACGCCGCCAGCTACATCACTGCGATCAGCGTGCCGCCGGCGCGGACCCGCTTCACCTCCGAGCTGGTCGAGCGCTTCCCGAACTTGTCGGTGATCGATATCGAACAGGTGCTCAAGCAGGTGCGCAACACCGCCGACCAGGTCTCGACCGTGGTCGAGGTGGTGTTCTACTTCTCGCTCGCCGCGGGCTTGTTGGTGTTGATGGCCGCGGTCAGCGCGAGCCAGGACGAGCGTCTGCTCGAGGGCGGGGTGATGCGCGTGCTGGGCGGCAGCCGTCGCCAGCTGCGCCTGGCCCAGGCCTCGGAATTTGCCGCGATCGGCCTGTTGTCGGGGCTGACCGCGGCGATCGCGGCCTCGGTGCTGGCCGGCGTGGTCGCGGTGAAGGTGTTCGATCTGCCCTGGCAGTTCGACTGGCGCATGGCCGCCGTCGGCGGCGGCGCCGGCGTCCTGGCGGCGTTGATCGCCGGGTTGTTCGCGACCCGGCGCGTGCTCGACGCGCCGCCGTCGGTGACGTTGCGCGAACTGCAGGGCTGA
- a CDS encoding ABC transporter ATP-binding protein yields MAASHLADPIMADSIAKGVDADASGHAAVRAATPTLQVERLGKTVVLPSGELTILDGVGFSIAKGDSVAIVGASGSGKSTLLSLMAGLDSPSSGRVLLDGEAISALDEDGRARVRSEKVGFVFQSFQLLPSLTALENVMLPLELRGDRDARVPAQAILAKVGLGQRLDHYPRQLSGGEQQRVALARAFVTRPSLLFADEPTGNLDTHTGQAIIELLFELNADAGTTLVLVTHDDHLAARCHRRLRLDSGRLVQG; encoded by the coding sequence ATGGCAGCTTCCCACCTGGCCGATCCGATCATGGCCGATTCCATCGCCAAAGGCGTCGATGCGGACGCATCCGGGCACGCCGCGGTACGCGCGGCGACGCCGACGTTGCAGGTCGAGCGGCTCGGCAAGACGGTGGTCCTGCCCTCGGGCGAACTCACCATCCTGGACGGGGTCGGCTTTTCGATCGCCAAGGGCGACAGCGTGGCGATCGTCGGCGCGTCCGGCTCGGGCAAGAGCACCTTGTTGTCGCTGATGGCCGGGCTGGATTCGCCCAGCAGCGGCCGAGTGCTGCTTGACGGCGAGGCGATTTCCGCGCTCGACGAGGACGGCCGGGCGCGGGTGCGCAGCGAGAAGGTCGGGTTCGTGTTCCAGAGTTTCCAGCTGCTGCCCTCGCTGACCGCGCTGGAGAACGTGATGCTGCCGCTGGAGCTGCGCGGCGATCGCGACGCGCGCGTGCCGGCGCAGGCGATCCTGGCCAAGGTCGGCCTCGGCCAGCGCCTGGACCATTACCCGCGCCAGTTGTCCGGCGGCGAGCAGCAGCGCGTCGCCCTGGCGCGCGCGTTCGTGACCCGGCCGTCGCTGTTGTTCGCCGACGAGCCGACCGGCAATCTCGACACCCACACCGGTCAGGCGATCATCGAGTTGCTGTTCGAACTCAATGCCGACGCCGGCACCACCCTGGTGTTGGTGACCCACGACGACCATCTGGCCGCGCGCTGCCATCGCCGCCTGCGCCTGGACAGCGGCCGGCTGGTGCAGGGATGA
- a CDS encoding arylesterase codes for MVPPLALAQPAQSTSARAPAAAPAAKAARSVLVMGDSLSAGYGLAAAQGWVALTAERVARSRPGWRVVNASVSGETTAGGASRIAGELQRNRPSVVVIELGANDGLRGLQLAQSRANLERMILAAKAAKAQVLLIGMRMPPNLGKEYTAGFERNYRELSRQHGTALLPFLLEPIALDRNAFQADNLHPIASAQPKLRDHVWSVLGPMLK; via the coding sequence TTGGTCCCGCCGCTGGCCCTGGCCCAGCCGGCCCAGTCGACATCCGCGCGCGCGCCGGCCGCGGCGCCGGCGGCCAAGGCCGCGCGCAGCGTGCTGGTCATGGGCGATTCGCTGTCCGCCGGCTACGGCCTGGCGGCCGCGCAGGGCTGGGTCGCCCTGACCGCCGAGCGCGTCGCCCGCAGCCGCCCGGGCTGGCGGGTGGTCAACGCCAGCGTCAGCGGCGAGACCACCGCCGGCGGCGCCTCGCGCATCGCCGGCGAACTGCAACGCAACCGTCCCTCGGTGGTGGTCATCGAACTGGGCGCCAACGACGGCTTGCGCGGCCTGCAACTGGCGCAAAGCCGGGCCAACCTGGAACGCATGATCCTCGCCGCCAAGGCCGCCAAGGCGCAGGTGCTGCTGATCGGCATGCGCATGCCGCCCAACCTCGGCAAGGAGTACACGGCCGGCTTCGAGCGCAACTACCGCGAACTATCGCGCCAGCACGGCACCGCCCTGCTGCCGTTCCTGCTCGAACCGATCGCGCTCGACCGCAATGCGTTCCAGGCCGACAACCTGCACCCGATCGCCAGCGCCCAGCCGAAGCTGCGCGATCACGTGTGGAGCGTGCTGGGGCCGATGCTGAAGTGA